TATATGGAAAAGTTCCGGTCTTTCTACCAGGTAACTGGAGATTTTATTAACAATAGTGAGACTCATGTTCTTGAAAATCAGAACAGGGCAGTTGGTTTCTATGGTCTGATAGGGGATGATACAAGGATTTCATTAGAGTACTTTTTTATTGAGCCCCAAAGTATAGGCAAGGGATATGGGAAATTATTATGGAAGCATCTAGTTGATTTTACTTGTAAAAACTTAGGGATTGATGAGTTCCTGAT
This Desulfosporosinus orientis DSM 765 DNA region includes the following protein-coding sequences:
- a CDS encoding GNAT family N-acetyltransferase — protein: MFNIRRAEAADARLLSEIAYNSEAYWGYDSDYMEKFRSFYQVTGDFINNSETHVLENQNRAVGFYGLIGDDTRISLEYFFIEPQSIGKGYGKLLWKHLVDFTCKNLGIDEFLIITSPQAKEFYTRLGAVTLGEVESLLKKGCMIPQLLYKVVAHAAPAPAD